A single region of the Idiomarinaceae bacterium HL-53 genome encodes:
- a CDS encoding translation elongation factor 1A (EF-1A/EF-Tu) produces the protein MAKEKFQRNKPHVNVGTIGHVDHGKTTLTAAISTVLAKTYGGAARDFSSIDNAPEERERGITISTSHVEYDTPARHYAHVDCPGHADYVKNMITGAAQMDGAILVVAATDGPMPQTREHILLSRQVGVPFIVVFMNKCDMVDDEELLELVEMEVRELLSEYDFPGDDLPVIQGSALKALEGEEQWEKKIIELAEALDSYIPEPERDIDKPFLMPIEDVFSISGRGTVVTGRVERGIVNTGDEVEIVGIKDTTKTTVTGVEMFRKLLDEGRAGENIGALLRGTKREDIQRGQVLAKPGTITPHTKFEAEVYVLSKEEGGRHTPFFKGYRPQFYFRTTDVTGAVQLPDGVEMVMPGDNIKFVVELIAPIAMDEGLRFAIREGGRTVGAGVVSKILD, from the coding sequence ATGGCTAAAGAAAAGTTTCAACGTAATAAACCCCACGTTAACGTAGGTACGATTGGTCACGTTGACCACGGTAAAACCACTTTGACTGCGGCAATCAGTACTGTATTGGCGAAGACATACGGCGGTGCGGCACGTGATTTCTCATCAATCGATAACGCGCCAGAAGAGCGTGAGCGTGGTATCACTATCTCAACGTCACACGTTGAGTATGACACGCCGGCACGTCACTACGCGCACGTAGACTGCCCAGGTCACGCGGATTATGTGAAGAACATGATTACGGGTGCGGCACAGATGGACGGCGCTATCTTAGTCGTAGCGGCGACAGACGGCCCAATGCCACAAACACGTGAGCACATTTTGTTGTCACGTCAGGTAGGTGTACCGTTCATCGTAGTATTCATGAACAAGTGCGACATGGTAGACGACGAAGAGTTGTTGGAATTGGTTGAGATGGAAGTTCGTGAACTTCTGTCTGAGTACGACTTCCCAGGTGACGACTTACCAGTAATTCAAGGCTCAGCGCTAAAAGCGTTGGAAGGCGAAGAGCAGTGGGAAAAGAAAATCATCGAGTTGGCAGAAGCATTGGATTCATACATCCCAGAGCCAGAGCGTGATATCGACAAGCCATTCTTGATGCCGATTGAAGACGTATTCTCAATCTCAGGCCGTGGTACTGTAGTAACAGGTCGTGTAGAGCGTGGAATCGTGAACACAGGTGACGAAGTTGAAATCGTAGGTATCAAAGATACGACGAAGACAACCGTAACTGGTGTAGAAATGTTCCGTAAGTTGCTTGACGAAGGTCGTGCAGGTGAGAACATTGGTGCGTTGTTACGTGGTACGAAGCGTGAAGACATTCAGCGTGGTCAAGTATTGGCGAAGCCAGGTACAATCACTCCGCACACGAAGTTTGAAGCAGAAGTATACGTGTTGAGCAAAGAAGAAGGTGGGCGTCACACGCCATTCTTCAAAGGTTACCGCCCACAGTTCTACTTCCGTACAACGGACGTAACTGGCGCAGTACAATTGCCAGACGGCGTAGAAATGGTTATGCCAGGCGACAACATCAAGTTTGTTGTAGAACTAATTGCACCCATCGCGATGGACGAAGGTTTACGCTTCGCGATTCGTGAAGGTGGCCGTACCGTAGGTGCGGGCGTTGTGTCTAAAATCTTAGACTAA